GGCCTGGCTGCGGCCGAAGGCGGTTCCCACGCGGAGCTGCAGTGTGACCGGCAGGCCCCCGCGTTCGTTGGATTTTTGGACGCCGGCTTGGACCCTCGCGACGACCGCCTCGACCTCCGTCGGCGTGGTCTCGGGCAGGAGCAGGGCGATCGTCCCTTCGCCGTACCTGGCCGCCAGGTCCCGGGAGGCGAGCGAGTCTTGGACGACGCGACCCAGCAATTCGACCGCTCGGTCCCGGACGTCCTGGCCGAAGGTCTCGTTGATGGAGTCGAGACGGTCCACGGCCAGCAGCACGACGGCCGTGCCGGCCAGGTCGCACACCGTCCGGAGCCGCGCCGCGAGGGCCTGCTCGAACGTACTCCTGGTGTAGAGTCCGGTGAGCGGGTCGCGCGAGGCCGGCTCCTGATCTGGTCCGGGATGCAAGGCCTCCATGTCACGGCTCCTCTTCGCAGTCGGGTGGGGCAGGGGACGCGACGATCCCCGATCCGCCATGCCTTTATCGGTCATTCCTGATCGGTCTTGAGCCGAGTCCCTCGAAACGCCAGCCCAGCCGTTCCTGCCCGGTCGTCCGACAGGATTTTCCCGGAAGGCAAATTCTTCCCGGTCGTCCGAACCGGCGGGGAAACGGGTTCCTCCGTCGGTCCGACTTTCCCTATTAATGATGCGCGATTGAAGCGGCGGCGACGCCCGTGCCCTGTCCGGACAATGGCACGCAGGTTGCTTTTTCCGGACAGGCAGCTTGGGGAGGGCGCATGAACAGGGGAGTCTATCCCGTCCTGACAGGGTCCCTGGCCCAGGAGCACCGTATCCAGGTGCTCTCCAACAACATGGCCAACGTCAACAGCTACGGCTTCAAGCGGGTGGAGCCGGTCTTCGCTTCCGTTCTGGGGAGCCAGGGGCTCTTCCAGTCCGGCTCGTCCGGCGGCCCGACCTTCCAACCGTTCGTCACGGGGCCCCAGGGCGTGGCCGAGCGGGTGTTCGTCCAGACGATCGAGCTCAACACGAACTTTTCGGGAGGGCAGCTCCGGCAGACCAAGGTTCCCCTTGATCTCGCGATCCAGGGGGACGGGATGTTCGAGATCATGACCCCGCAGGGCCCGCTCTACACCCGCAACGGCTCGTTTCACATGGACGAGCAGAGGCGGCTGCTCAACGCGACCGGCCATCCGGTCATGGGGGACAAGGGAGAGATCAAGCTGAAGCCGGGAGAGGTGCGGGTGGTGAGCGGCGGAACGATCCAAGTGGACGGAGAGGCCGTGGCCCGCATCACGGTGGTGGAATTCCCGAAGGATAAGCCGCTCCAGTCGGTCGGCCAGGGACTCTTCGTGGGCGAGAACGGCAAGCCGGTGAAGGATCCGAACGTCTTGTCCGGGTATCTGGAGGAGTCCAACGTGAACCCGTTCACCGAAATGGTGAACCTGATCGAAGTGATGCGGAGCTACGAGTCAGCCCAGAAGATCATCCAGACGTTCGACCACATGGCCGAGCTGTCGATCGAGGAAGTGGGCCGGGTGGCGTAAGGACGTGAGAGGTGACGCGTCACAGGTGACGAGTGCCGGAGAAGAAAGATTGGTGAATCTTGCCCGTCACGCGTCACTGGTCACCCGTCACGAAGAATGACTGAAGGCTCAACCATGGTCGTCATCGAACCTGAATCGCAAAGAGGTCGGAAATGATCAGAGCCATGTGGACCGCGGCGGCCGGCATGACTGCCCAGCAGTTGAACATTGACACGATCGCCCACAACCTCGCCAACGTCAACACCAACGCGTTCAAGCGCAGCCGGGCGGAGTTCGCCGACCTGATGTACCAGATCCAGCGGATGCCCGGCACCAATTCGTCCAACATCGGGGTCTTTCCCGTCGGCATGCAGGTCGGCGGCGGGGTGCGGCCGGTTACGGTGGCGAAGGAATGGATCCAGGGGAACTTGCGGCAGACCGGCAACGAGCTGGACTTGGCCATTGACGGACCGGGGTTCTTCCAGGTGACCCGGCCGGACGGCACGATCATGTATACCCGCAACGGCTCCTTCAAACGGGACAACGTCGGGAACCTCGTCACCGGCGACGGCGACCAGCTCAATCCCGTGATTACCATCCCCTCCGGCACGCTGAAGGTGGACATCGCGCAGGACGGGACCGTCTCGGTGCTGCTGCCCGGCGTGACCCAGGCCTCGCAGGTGGGACAGATTCAATTGACGCGGTTCGACAATCCCTCCGGCTTGATTGCCCAGGGCAACAATCTGTTCCTCGACAGCTTTTCCTCCGGTCCGCCCATCCAGGGCACCGGCGGGTTCTCGACCGGATTCGGCCTCATCCAGCAGGGATACCTGGAGAGCTCGAACGTGAACCTGGCGGAGGAGATGGTCAACATGATCATCGCGCAGCGGAGCTATGAAGTAAACGCGAAAGCCATCCAGGCCGCGGACGAGATGATGGGGCTGGCGAACAACGTCAGGCGGTAGCGTTGGGACTGATCCGGTGGGGGGACAAGAGATGATACGAATGGC
This sequence is a window from Nitrospirota bacterium. Protein-coding genes within it:
- a CDS encoding flagellar hook-basal body protein produces the protein MNRGVYPVLTGSLAQEHRIQVLSNNMANVNSYGFKRVEPVFASVLGSQGLFQSGSSGGPTFQPFVTGPQGVAERVFVQTIELNTNFSGGQLRQTKVPLDLAIQGDGMFEIMTPQGPLYTRNGSFHMDEQRRLLNATGHPVMGDKGEIKLKPGEVRVVSGGTIQVDGEAVARITVVEFPKDKPLQSVGQGLFVGENGKPVKDPNVLSGYLEESNVNPFTEMVNLIEVMRSYESAQKIIQTFDHMAELSIEEVGRVA
- the flgG gene encoding flagellar basal-body rod protein FlgG, with product MIRAMWTAAAGMTAQQLNIDTIAHNLANVNTNAFKRSRAEFADLMYQIQRMPGTNSSNIGVFPVGMQVGGGVRPVTVAKEWIQGNLRQTGNELDLAIDGPGFFQVTRPDGTIMYTRNGSFKRDNVGNLVTGDGDQLNPVITIPSGTLKVDIAQDGTVSVLLPGVTQASQVGQIQLTRFDNPSGLIAQGNNLFLDSFSSGPPIQGTGGFSTGFGLIQQGYLESSNVNLAEEMVNMIIAQRSYEVNAKAIQAADEMMGLANNVRR